In the genome of Desulfovibrio sp. ZJ209, one region contains:
- a CDS encoding Gp138 family membrane-puncturing spike protein, with amino-acid sequence MDRIERTSDDVEALRRAQEGQQAQLWTALPGIVQAFDPVAMTVSVQPAVMGSVADERGQVKSQAMPLLVDVPVVFPCGGGFSLTYPIKPGDEALVVFSSRCIDGWWQGGKAVPPPDSRMHDLSDGLAFVGPRSQAGKLDPPVDPENVQLRMDDGKASLTIRPDMTLDMRNEQGSLVISPAGEITLEASASLTIKAPQVTIEGNLTATGANGGAGVISMRGAVSLEGTLDTTGDMTAEGKSVAHHTHQGDSGGTTGEPA; translated from the coding sequence GTGGACCGCATAGAGCGCACAAGTGACGACGTGGAGGCCCTGCGCCGCGCCCAGGAGGGCCAGCAGGCGCAACTCTGGACGGCCCTGCCCGGCATTGTCCAGGCCTTTGACCCCGTAGCCATGACCGTGAGCGTACAGCCCGCGGTCATGGGCAGCGTGGCGGACGAGCGCGGCCAGGTCAAGAGCCAGGCCATGCCCCTGCTGGTGGACGTGCCCGTGGTGTTTCCCTGCGGGGGCGGCTTTTCCCTGACCTATCCCATCAAGCCCGGCGACGAAGCCCTGGTGGTGTTTTCCAGCCGTTGTATAGACGGCTGGTGGCAGGGCGGCAAAGCCGTGCCGCCTCCCGATAGCCGGATGCATGACCTTTCCGACGGGCTGGCCTTTGTGGGCCCCCGCTCCCAGGCGGGCAAGCTGGACCCCCCCGTGGACCCGGAAAACGTGCAACTGCGCATGGACGACGGCAAGGCAAGCCTGACCATCAGGCCGGACATGACGCTGGACATGCGTAATGAGCAGGGCAGCCTGGTCATTTCCCCGGCCGGGGAAATAACGCTTGAGGCCAGCGCCAGCCTTACCATCAAGGCCCCGCAAGTGACCATTGAGGGCAACCTGACCGCCACGGGAGCAAACGGCGGCGCGGGCGTTATCAGTATGCGCGGGGCCGTGAGCCTTGAGGGCACGCTGGACACCACGGGCGACATGACCGCCGAGGGCAAGAGCGTGGCGCACCACACGCACCAGGGCGACTCCGGCGGCACAACGGGAGAGCCCGCCTGA
- a CDS encoding baseplate J/gp47 family protein, which produces MPESAYIDRDGYHLPEYPATLEKMQQSLRDIFGADLYLEPDSQEGQLAAIVALAQQDTYALACAVYNAFSPQTAQGAGLSRMVIINGIRRQAAGVSTAPVRLTGVAGTIIKAGQLEDDAGRKWDLPAEVIIPVAGEITVTATAQEAGDIHAAAGEIKIIATPCRGWQSAVNTVAATPGRAVETDAALRERQAVSTALPSRTVFEGTLGAVAAVPGVTRWRGYENDTNVEDANNLPPHSICLVVEGGDARAIADAIAVKKTPGCYTYGNVEVLTRDEMGVPNPIRFFYAAPVRVRLRVTLKPLAGFLSSTAQAIRENLAAYVNALPIGEDVLVSRLLCPINEADVPGRRSFDVLAVELCTGDAPDDAAEWQQANLPITFNAAASCAVEDVLLPGGD; this is translated from the coding sequence ATGCCGGAGAGCGCATACATCGACCGGGACGGCTACCACCTGCCCGAGTACCCGGCGACACTGGAAAAGATGCAGCAGAGCCTGCGGGATATTTTCGGGGCTGACCTGTACCTTGAGCCGGATAGCCAGGAGGGCCAGCTTGCCGCCATTGTGGCGCTGGCGCAGCAGGATACCTATGCCCTGGCCTGCGCCGTGTATAACGCCTTTTCCCCGCAGACGGCGCAGGGCGCGGGCCTGTCCCGCATGGTGATCATCAACGGCATACGACGGCAGGCCGCGGGCGTGAGCACAGCGCCCGTGCGCCTTACGGGCGTGGCCGGGACCATAATCAAGGCTGGCCAGCTCGAGGACGATGCAGGGCGCAAATGGGATTTGCCCGCCGAGGTTATCATTCCCGTGGCCGGGGAAATCACGGTGACGGCCACGGCGCAGGAGGCCGGGGACATCCACGCCGCCGCGGGCGAGATCAAGATAATAGCCACGCCCTGCCGGGGCTGGCAAAGCGCCGTCAATACCGTGGCCGCCACGCCCGGCCGCGCGGTTGAGACTGACGCGGCCCTGCGCGAGCGGCAGGCCGTCTCCACGGCGCTGCCCAGCCGCACGGTGTTCGAGGGCACGCTGGGGGCCGTGGCGGCCGTGCCGGGCGTGACCCGCTGGCGCGGCTACGAAAATGACACCAATGTGGAGGACGCCAACAATCTTCCGCCGCACAGCATTTGCCTTGTGGTGGAGGGGGGCGACGCCAGGGCCATTGCGGACGCCATAGCCGTTAAAAAGACGCCCGGCTGCTACACCTACGGCAACGTGGAGGTGTTGACCCGCGACGAAATGGGCGTCCCTAACCCTATCCGCTTTTTTTACGCCGCGCCCGTGCGCGTACGCCTGCGCGTCACCCTCAAGCCCCTGGCGGGCTTTTTGTCCAGTACCGCGCAGGCCATTCGCGAAAATCTTGCGGCCTACGTCAACGCCCTGCCCATTGGCGAGGACGTGCTTGTGAGCCGCCTCTTGTGCCCCATAAATGAGGCGGACGTGCCCGGCCGCAGGTCCTTTGACGTGCTGGCGGTGGAGCTTTGCACGGGCGACGCCCCGGACGACGCGGCCGAGTGGCAGCAGGCCAATTTGCCCATTACCTTTAACGCCGCCGCGAGTTGCGCGGTAGAGGACGTGCTGCTGCCGGGGGGCGACTAA
- a CDS encoding DUF2612 domain-containing protein: MPGVADYVALVTSEHRRPRFLALVAACVQPYADAQAFLCQLPPAFDVDTAVGVQLDAVGLWVGVTRYLQTPLEGVYFSWDVEGVGWQEGVWKGRYDPASGLSVLDDDSFRRLVKARITANAWDGSVPLAYAVWRMAFADTGSLLVIQDNQDMSMSVGIAGIRPDAVFRALLTGNYIPLKPEGVRINWYAVTPDGDKLFAWDCDSAALAGWPDEAGSGGRWPEFLVPA, from the coding sequence ATGCCCGGCGTTGCGGACTACGTTGCCCTGGTGACAAGCGAGCACCGCCGCCCGCGTTTTCTGGCGCTGGTGGCCGCGTGCGTCCAGCCCTATGCGGACGCCCAGGCTTTCCTTTGCCAGCTTCCCCCGGCCTTTGACGTGGACACGGCCGTGGGCGTGCAGCTTGACGCCGTGGGCCTGTGGGTAGGCGTCACCCGCTACCTGCAAACGCCCCTGGAAGGCGTCTATTTTAGCTGGGACGTGGAGGGCGTGGGCTGGCAGGAGGGCGTGTGGAAAGGCCGCTACGACCCGGCCTCGGGTCTCTCTGTGCTGGATGACGACAGCTTCCGGCGCCTGGTCAAGGCGCGCATTACCGCCAATGCCTGGGATGGCAGCGTGCCCCTGGCCTACGCTGTCTGGCGCATGGCCTTTGCGGACACAGGCAGCCTCCTGGTTATCCAGGATAACCAGGACATGAGCATGAGCGTGGGCATAGCGGGCATAAGGCCCGATGCCGTATTCCGCGCGCTGCTCACGGGCAACTATATCCCGCTCAAGCCCGAGGGCGTGCGCATAAACTGGTACGCCGTGACGCCGGACGGCGACAAGCTGTTCGCGTGGGATTGCGACTCGGCGGCCCTTGCGGGGTGGCCTGACGAGGCCGGGAGCGGCGGCCGCTGGCCCGAGTTCCTGGTTCCGGCATAA